CGGGGCGGCGTGCCCGCGCACGTCGCGATCGTCATGGACGGCAACGGCCGCTGGGCGAACCGCAAGGGCCTCACCCGCATCGAGGGCCACAAGGCGGGGGAGGAGGTGCTGCTCGACGTGGTCGCCGGCGCGATCCAGGCGGGCGTGCAGCACCTCTCGGTGTACGCGTTCTCGACCGAGAACTGGAAGCGCTCGCCCGACGAGGTGCGCTTCCTCATGGGCTACAACCGCGACGTGCTGCACCGCCGGCGCGACCAGCTCAACGAGTGGAACGTGCGCATCCGCTGGGCCGGGCGGAAGCCGCGCCTCTGGAAGTCGGTCGTCGACGAGCTGCAGTATGCCGAGCAGCTGACGGCAGGCAACACGGGCCTGCACTTCACGATGTGCGTGAACTACGGCGGGCGCAACGAGCTCGTCGACGCGGTGCGCTCGATCGCCGACGACGTTGCGGCAGGCATCATCCGCCCCTCTGCGGTGAGCGAGAAGCTCATCGCCAGGCGGCTGTACGTGCCCGACATGCCCGACGTCGACCTGTTCGTGCGCTCGTCGGGCGAGCAGCGCACCTCGAACTTCCTGCTCTGGCAGTCGGCGTACGCCGAGATGGTGTTCCTCGACACGCTCTGGCCCGACTTCTCGCGCGTCGACCTCTGGCAGGCGATCGAGCTCTACGCGAGCCGCAACCGCCGCTTCGGCGGGGCGGTCGACACGCCCGACGCGAAGTAGGGCGGTCTCCCGCGACCTGCCCGATCGATGCGAGGGAATGGATCGCGGGCCGCATCCGTTGGTCCCCAGCGTGACTTCCCCCATCAAGATCGACATCTGGTCCGACATCGCCTGCCCGTGGTGCTACATCGGCAAGCGCCACCTCGAGCAGGGCGTCGCCGCGCTCGGCGACGACGCGCCCGAGGTCGACATCACGTACCACTCGTTCGAGCTGTCGCCCGACACCCCGGTCGACTTCGAGGGCAGCGCTGCCGACTTCCTCGCCGGCCACAAGGGGCTGCCGGTGCAGCAGGTGCAGGGCATGATCGACCGCGTCGTGGGCATCGCCGCCGACGCGGGCCTCGCGTACGACTACGACGCGCTCCAGCACACCAAGACCCTCAAGGCGCACGAGCTGCTGCACTTCGCGAAGGAGCAGGGCCTGCAGCTCGAGCTCAAGGAGCGGCTGCTCCAGGCGTACTTCGTCGACGGCCGCCACGTCGGTCGCGTCGACGAGCTCGTCGCGATCGGCGCCGAGGTCGGCCT
This is a stretch of genomic DNA from Agromyces sp. SYSU T00194. It encodes these proteins:
- a CDS encoding isoprenyl transferase — its product is MSPKPYTHKDAVPYRPIDWTGLEPPAFPRGGVPAHVAIVMDGNGRWANRKGLTRIEGHKAGEEVLLDVVAGAIQAGVQHLSVYAFSTENWKRSPDEVRFLMGYNRDVLHRRRDQLNEWNVRIRWAGRKPRLWKSVVDELQYAEQLTAGNTGLHFTMCVNYGGRNELVDAVRSIADDVAAGIIRPSAVSEKLIARRLYVPDMPDVDLFVRSSGEQRTSNFLLWQSAYAEMVFLDTLWPDFSRVDLWQAIELYASRNRRFGGAVDTPDAK
- a CDS encoding DsbA family oxidoreductase, which gives rise to MTSPIKIDIWSDIACPWCYIGKRHLEQGVAALGDDAPEVDITYHSFELSPDTPVDFEGSAADFLAGHKGLPVQQVQGMIDRVVGIAADAGLAYDYDALQHTKTLKAHELLHFAKEQGLQLELKERLLQAYFVDGRHVGRVDELVAIGAEVGLDADAAREALDSGRFAAAVQADIAQAGAYGIQGVPFFVIDGKYGVSGAQPAQVFSQVLSQVAGEREAAA